The following proteins are co-located in the Clostridiales bacterium genome:
- the truA gene encoding tRNA pseudouridine(38-40) synthase TruA: MKNILLTISYDGTEFCGWQRQPEQRSVQGEVERALSQVCGQPIQINGTSRTDAGVHAYGQRASFAADFRIPVEKIPVAANGLLAASGKDRGRNHGGDVVILKAQEMPEDFHARFSAKGKKYTYRITNSEKAEPFLRNYRYHIYKPMNIEAMKQAASFVAGMHDFKCFQAAGGKVMESTVRTVYGIRVSEVGDDIRLEIIGDGFLYNMVRIIAGTLADVGLGRKQPEEMKAIIAGKDRRKAGHTAPPQGLYLSEVFFEKDRLLEAAAAIEPQED, encoded by the coding sequence ATGAAAAATATTCTGCTGACAATTTCATATGATGGAACGGAATTTTGCGGATGGCAGAGACAGCCGGAGCAGAGGAGTGTTCAGGGCGAGGTGGAGCGCGCACTCAGTCAGGTTTGCGGTCAGCCGATTCAAATCAACGGAACCAGCAGAACCGACGCCGGTGTACATGCGTATGGGCAAAGGGCAAGTTTTGCGGCAGATTTTCGGATTCCGGTGGAAAAAATTCCAGTGGCAGCCAATGGTCTTCTTGCAGCAAGCGGGAAAGACAGAGGCAGAAATCACGGCGGCGATGTAGTCATTCTTAAGGCACAGGAGATGCCGGAGGATTTCCATGCAAGGTTTTCGGCTAAAGGGAAAAAATATACGTATCGAATCACAAACAGCGAAAAAGCGGAGCCCTTTCTCAGGAACTACCGTTATCACATTTATAAACCAATGAATATAGAAGCCATGAAACAGGCGGCTTCTTTCGTAGCAGGAATGCATGACTTTAAATGCTTTCAGGCTGCAGGCGGAAAAGTAATGGAATCTACCGTGCGGACCGTATATGGAATCCGCGTATCAGAAGTAGGCGATGATATACGGCTTGAAATCATCGGAGATGGATTTCTTTATAATATGGTACGAATCATTGCGGGTACGCTGGCAGACGTTGGCTTAGGCAGAAAACAGCCAGAGGAAATGAAGGCGATTATCGCAGGAAAAGACCGGCGGAAGGCAGGACATACGGCACCGCCGCAGGGCTTGTACCTATCTGAAGTATTTTTTGAAAAAGACCGTTTGCTAGAAGCCGCGGCAGCAATTGAACCCCAGGAGGACTGA
- a CDS encoding SanA protein encodes MMLLFVLLLGLLALTPFCISAYVAGTAGQYLIDEEASADLNADCILVLGAGLRPDGSPNLMLRDRLDKGLALYFAGAAPKLLLTGDNGQEQYDEVNAMKQYVLDAGVPAEDIFLDHAGFSTYESMYRARDVFEVKRAIVVTQKYHQYRAVYAARKLGIEAYGVSAVKIAYAGQDYRELREVLARTKDFFKLMVKPEPTYLGEAIPISGSGLLSHD; translated from the coding sequence ATGATGCTCTTGTTCGTGCTGCTGCTTGGACTTTTGGCATTGACTCCGTTCTGCATCAGCGCTTATGTTGCAGGCACCGCCGGGCAGTATCTTATCGATGAGGAAGCTTCTGCGGATCTGAATGCAGATTGCATTTTGGTTCTTGGAGCAGGATTAAGGCCGGATGGATCTCCAAATCTCATGCTGCGGGATCGTCTGGATAAAGGACTTGCGCTCTATTTTGCAGGAGCTGCACCCAAGCTTCTTTTGACCGGTGACAATGGTCAGGAGCAGTACGATGAAGTGAACGCAATGAAACAGTATGTGTTGGATGCCGGTGTGCCTGCAGAGGATATCTTCCTCGACCATGCAGGCTTTTCTACCTATGAATCCATGTATCGTGCCAGAGATGTTTTTGAAGTAAAAAGAGCGATTGTTGTGACACAGAAATACCACCAGTACAGAGCAGTCTATGCGGCAAGAAAGCTTGGCATTGAGGCTTACGGGGTTTCCGCTGTGAAAATCGCATATGCAGGGCAGGACTACCGGGAGCTCCGAGAGGTTTTGGCCAGAACAAAAGATTTCTTCAAGTTGATGGTCAAGCCAGAGCCAACCTATCTGGGAGAGGCGATTCCTATCAGTGGCAGCGGTCTCTTAAGTCATGACTGA
- the yhbY gene encoding ribosome assembly RNA-binding protein YhbY: MITSKQRSFLRSMAHDLEPSVYIGKAGLTENIVKEMNVGLEHRELVKVKLQEGCDLTPKETANELAQSLKAEFVQAIGRKFTLYRQSKDHKKIELPR; this comes from the coding sequence ATGATTACAAGCAAACAGAGAAGCTTTTTAAGAAGTATGGCTCACGATTTGGAGCCATCAGTATATATCGGTAAGGCAGGCTTGACAGAAAATATTGTCAAGGAGATGAATGTTGGACTAGAACACAGGGAATTGGTTAAAGTGAAGCTCCAGGAAGGCTGCGATCTTACACCGAAGGAAACTGCAAACGAACTTGCGCAAAGCCTCAAAGCAGAATTTGTACAAGCAATCGGAAGAAAATTTACATTATACAGACAATCAAAGGATCATAAAAAAATTGAATTGCCAAGGTAG
- a CDS encoding ABC transporter permease — MKKLIELILKYKPPIVLILIPIAFTLLFGAAMSPIFTDEIPIAIMDLDQSDQSREIIEEFEGCSIFKITEYADSTEQIKEDILSGKIKGGLVLPQGFQADINGRKGAKALMLMDGTNFLVGNNLMLYSNKIISAKNYELQALDLASGGILPGTSDQMLNTLATAERVLYNPQLGYLYYLYPGLLAVFVQQTYLNVVAPILLKEKDRLKRLPLNKIDRKIRPKEMAPLIVQYAMMTFVCSLACMLIVHWFFHYPLEGSLLLTLLVQVLFLAGLTGVAFVLAAIFDDATHCTQFVMFLAIPSILSCGYGWPEFMMAPGFAPVMKAVWPLYYYANPLKELMLKGASFDAIEPFVIGGFLFALFWMPVGMWIYRQKIRTMKQIEEEVRSLAEGVR; from the coding sequence ATGAAAAAGCTGATAGAATTAATCCTAAAGTACAAACCTCCTATTGTTTTAATTTTGATTCCCATTGCGTTCACGCTATTGTTTGGCGCGGCGATGAGCCCCATCTTCACCGATGAAATCCCCATTGCGATTATGGATCTTGATCAATCTGATCAGTCCCGGGAGATCATAGAGGAGTTTGAGGGCTGTTCCATCTTTAAAATAACAGAATATGCAGATTCAACAGAACAGATCAAAGAGGATATTCTGTCTGGAAAAATCAAAGGGGGATTGGTTCTTCCTCAAGGGTTTCAGGCTGATATAAACGGAAGAAAGGGTGCAAAAGCCCTGATGCTGATGGATGGAACCAATTTCCTTGTGGGAAATAATTTAATGCTCTATTCTAATAAGATCATCTCGGCGAAGAATTATGAGCTGCAGGCATTGGATCTGGCTTCGGGCGGAATTCTGCCGGGAACCTCGGATCAAATGCTAAATACGCTTGCAACGGCTGAACGGGTTCTCTACAATCCGCAGCTGGGCTATTTGTACTATCTCTACCCCGGATTGCTGGCGGTGTTTGTCCAGCAGACCTACCTGAATGTGGTTGCGCCGATCCTGCTCAAGGAGAAGGATCGTCTGAAGCGACTTCCTTTAAACAAGATCGACAGAAAGATAAGGCCCAAGGAGATGGCGCCGCTGATTGTTCAGTATGCAATGATGACCTTTGTATGCTCCCTTGCGTGCATGCTCATCGTTCATTGGTTCTTTCACTATCCTCTCGAGGGAAGTCTCCTTTTGACTTTGCTGGTACAGGTACTCTTTCTGGCAGGACTGACGGGTGTTGCATTCGTGCTGGCGGCAATTTTTGACGACGCCACTCACTGCACGCAGTTTGTAATGTTTCTGGCGATTCCTTCCATCCTATCCTGCGGATATGGCTGGCCGGAATTTATGATGGCACCGGGTTTTGCTCCCGTTATGAAGGCTGTGTGGCCGCTTTACTATTATGCAAACCCCTTGAAAGAGCTGATGCTGAAAGGCGCAAGTTTTGATGCCATTGAGCCATTTGTCATAGGCGGATTCCTCTTTGCGCTGTTTTGGATGCCTGTTGGAATGTGGATTTACCGTCAAAAAATACGAACGATGAAGCAGATTGAAGAAGAAGTACGCAGCCTTGCAGAGGGGGTGCGATAA
- a CDS encoding ABC transporter permease, which produces MKRQFFQIFKALYLYKKRHPKRVMTFLVFIVVPLVTGLILGYEMSSDVATAIPTVVVNHDQSEFSRNLVAYVDESNYFNVVEEADNDARVEEALYNRQAYVGLIIPENFYSDMREGKAPKILTVYDGSSLAVISSSKSAMSEILLTLKAGYMIKNYEGKLDIAPAEVRNHAIPIDATYRLLYNPTRNFRNFILPGMLAALIQVGIACMGAERASENRGKGLAFTEHLKMILKWGSLGAVSISLTLIEQYLLFDMPYKGTLLGGIVLTVLFSCVIFALGYLVGSILSDRMFASQVAAVLVLPASILGGYTWPALAMPTFFQWLAKIIPFYYYGNRIRDLCLKDLAFRHLIPDIRIMLIFIAVELVLLYFIKKKEVLA; this is translated from the coding sequence ATGAAACGGCAGTTCTTTCAAATTTTTAAGGCGCTTTATCTATATAAAAAGCGCCATCCGAAAAGAGTGATGACCTTTTTGGTCTTCATTGTGGTACCTCTTGTAACCGGATTGATCCTGGGATACGAAATGAGCAGCGATGTGGCAACCGCAATTCCCACCGTCGTAGTGAATCACGATCAATCTGAGTTCAGCAGAAACCTCGTTGCATATGTGGACGAGAGCAACTATTTTAACGTGGTAGAGGAAGCAGATAACGATGCTCGAGTGGAGGAAGCGCTCTATAACAGACAGGCGTATGTGGGGCTCATTATTCCTGAGAACTTCTACAGTGATATGCGTGAGGGAAAGGCACCCAAAATCCTGACGGTATATGATGGCTCCTCACTGGCTGTTATTTCGTCATCCAAATCGGCTATGTCAGAGATTTTGCTGACACTAAAAGCCGGCTATATGATTAAGAACTATGAAGGTAAATTGGACATTGCACCGGCAGAAGTTAGAAATCATGCGATACCAATTGATGCTACATACCGTCTTTTGTATAATCCAACAAGAAATTTTAGAAATTTTATACTTCCGGGCATGCTTGCGGCATTGATTCAAGTTGGAATAGCATGTATGGGTGCTGAACGTGCCAGCGAGAACAGGGGGAAAGGCCTTGCTTTCACGGAACACTTAAAAATGATTCTGAAATGGGGCAGCCTGGGCGCGGTATCTATTTCGCTGACCTTAATTGAGCAGTATCTACTGTTTGATATGCCCTATAAAGGAACCCTTCTGGGAGGGATCGTGCTGACGGTGCTTTTCTCCTGCGTAATTTTTGCGCTGGGGTATCTGGTGGGTTCCATCCTGTCAGACCGAATGTTTGCAAGCCAGGTTGCGGCGGTCCTCGTGCTTCCTGCTTCCATTTTAGGGGGCTATACCTGGCCGGCGCTGGCTATGCCAACCTTTTTTCAGTGGTTGGCAAAGATCATCCCGTTTTACTATTACGGTAATCGGATCAGGGATCTTTGCCTGAAGGACCTGGCATTTCGCCATTTGATTCCCGACATTCGTATCATGCTGATTTTTATAGCAGTGGAGCTGGTATTGCTCTATTTCATTAAGAAAAAGGAGGTTTTGGCATGA
- a CDS encoding HlyD family efflux transporter periplasmic adaptor subunit, with protein MNFALKNKNIMIIIAVVIILCIAFAFAGPNASGKEELVIQGNLKTQEIDINSKIPGVVDQVLVTEGQAVKKGDTLIVISSESIEAKKQQAEAATAAAQAQYNKALNGARSQEVAQAKAAYDLAEKTYNRIKSLYEQEAVSANTYDQVYAQYTAAKEVYDMASSGARAEDKAAAEALVAQAKAATAEVQSYLDDATIKASMDGTVTALNVNEGELVSSGMPLATLTSKEKPYVEINVKETDLGKVQTGAEVDVTIAAYPNEVFKGKITNVSQKPDFATKRATNNNGDFDILSYGVKIELLQLDKEVYPGMTAMVNLGMTDGE; from the coding sequence ATGAACTTTGCATTGAAAAATAAAAACATTATGATTATTATCGCTGTAGTGATTATCCTCTGCATTGCTTTCGCTTTTGCGGGGCCAAATGCATCCGGAAAAGAAGAGCTGGTAATTCAGGGTAATCTGAAAACCCAAGAGATTGATATTAATTCAAAAATACCCGGGGTAGTGGATCAGGTCCTTGTAACGGAAGGCCAAGCGGTTAAGAAAGGAGATACGCTGATTGTTATCTCCAGCGAGAGCATCGAAGCAAAAAAGCAGCAGGCGGAAGCGGCTACCGCCGCGGCTCAGGCCCAGTACAACAAGGCCTTGAACGGAGCGAGGAGCCAGGAAGTCGCACAGGCCAAAGCCGCTTATGATCTGGCGGAAAAGACCTACAACAGAATCAAGTCGCTTTATGAGCAGGAGGCAGTGTCTGCCAATACGTATGATCAGGTTTATGCCCAGTACACCGCAGCAAAAGAGGTTTACGATATGGCATCTTCCGGTGCCAGAGCAGAAGATAAGGCAGCCGCCGAAGCGTTGGTAGCCCAGGCGAAGGCGGCGACTGCCGAGGTACAGAGCTACCTGGATGATGCAACCATAAAAGCGTCCATGGATGGTACCGTTACCGCTTTGAACGTGAACGAAGGCGAACTTGTCAGCAGCGGCATGCCGCTTGCAACCCTGACCAGCAAGGAAAAGCCCTATGTTGAAATTAATGTAAAAGAGACGGATTTGGGAAAGGTTCAGACCGGAGCAGAAGTTGATGTTACGATTGCAGCTTATCCAAATGAAGTTTTCAAGGGGAAAATTACAAACGTTAGTCAGAAGCCTGACTTTGCAACGAAGCGGGCAACAAACAATAACGGAGATTTCGATATCCTCTCTTATGGGGTAAAGATTGAACTGCTTCAATTGGATAAAGAGGTTTATCCCGGAATGACAGCTATGGTTAATCTCGGAATGACAGACGGAGAATAA
- a CDS encoding TolC family protein: MKREICFTLIMVLLMGTACVYGGEASPGSAEIQTTGASVTDTSGAAATGPAITGPAITEEDAAASASVISAKPIPLSMKEAVKIMQTTGARAQTAELNKKSDIALAEGYSEAVTKIGKVLDGLDLLDKYKDLGYVSPATVMEKSVEAQENGATTVNKKVMRLRRDFAKGQIDSNYKAEMNQIEYETLKVYYGVLLAADNLKTEEDNLKTQQDILKNTKAQYEAGMLAKKDVLSAESGVTSAKSSMQSAQTKLEYARMSFNYLLGYSATQAVNFTDKLEVVSAAAIDTEAAVSSALNRRNEIKGTDFAVQVHKILLEDLTSYPRSSSTYMKQQIALLSAEKTKKDAPVLIEIEVRNKAAELEDKTSALKAARAMQDYAQEGYRLINISYQAGMTTLAELQQAQLNVYKAGLAVSKAISDYDLAVYDFHYAADVGTGRLPL; this comes from the coding sequence ATGAAAAGAGAAATTTGTTTCACACTGATTATGGTTTTGCTGATGGGAACAGCATGCGTATATGGAGGAGAGGCCTCTCCTGGGTCGGCTGAAATACAAACAACCGGTGCTTCTGTTACAGATACCTCTGGGGCAGCCGCCACGGGACCTGCCATTACGGGACCTGCCATTACGGAAGAAGATGCTGCCGCCTCTGCTTCGGTCATTTCGGCGAAGCCCATTCCGCTTTCCATGAAAGAAGCGGTTAAGATCATGCAGACGACGGGAGCAAGGGCGCAGACTGCAGAATTGAATAAAAAGTCAGACATTGCCCTGGCTGAGGGCTACAGTGAGGCGGTAACAAAAATCGGAAAGGTTTTGGACGGTCTGGATTTACTTGATAAATACAAGGATTTGGGCTATGTGAGCCCTGCCACGGTAATGGAAAAAAGCGTGGAGGCACAAGAAAACGGAGCAACGACAGTAAATAAAAAGGTCATGCGGCTGCGAAGGGATTTTGCCAAGGGACAGATTGACAGCAACTACAAGGCAGAAATGAATCAGATCGAGTATGAGACCCTTAAGGTATATTATGGAGTGCTGCTGGCAGCAGATAATCTGAAGACAGAGGAGGACAATCTGAAGACGCAGCAGGATATTCTAAAAAATACGAAAGCACAGTACGAGGCTGGTATGCTGGCCAAAAAAGATGTACTCTCTGCTGAGTCAGGAGTGACTTCTGCAAAAAGCAGCATGCAGTCTGCACAGACAAAATTAGAATATGCCAGGATGAGTTTTAATTATCTTCTGGGGTATTCCGCGACGCAGGCGGTGAATTTCACAGATAAGCTGGAGGTAGTTTCTGCTGCCGCTATCGATACAGAGGCGGCCGTGTCCAGTGCTCTGAACAGGAGAAATGAAATCAAGGGCACAGACTTTGCGGTGCAGGTGCATAAGATATTGTTGGAAGATTTGACGTCCTACCCAAGAAGTTCCTCTACCTATATGAAACAACAAATCGCACTGCTCTCGGCAGAGAAGACGAAGAAGGATGCTCCGGTACTCATTGAGATTGAGGTTCGAAATAAAGCTGCAGAGCTGGAGGATAAGACCTCGGCCTTAAAGGCTGCGCGCGCGATGCAGGACTACGCCCAGGAAGGATACCGGCTCATCAATATCTCCTACCAGGCAGGGATGACAACACTTGCGGAGCTTCAGCAGGCTCAGCTTAATGTATATAAGGCGGGGCTGGCCGTGTCAAAAGCGATATCGGACTACGATCTTGCAGTTTACGACTTTCACTATGCAGCAGATGTAGGAACAGGGCGGCTGCCCCTTTAA
- a CDS encoding TetR family transcriptional regulator, which translates to MGSYETKNKGDLRVRRTYKLLSQALLSLLLERSFEEIFVTDICERAMVHRTTFYKHFEDKYHLLDFCVQELIRTFEGDGTHLYSAETMKEYYMGLIRKSLEYMADNKELFLTGILRAGNNSVLPMLNLSVNNLIQTKLQENEKLGVYHKIPNPVIAQFYSGALISASIWWLENDTPISIDEMVHYISLLINEKSYTFTEDALPELI; encoded by the coding sequence ATGGGTTCTTATGAAACAAAAAATAAAGGAGACCTCAGAGTTAGAAGGACGTACAAGCTTCTTTCTCAGGCCTTACTCTCCCTGCTTCTGGAACGGTCATTTGAAGAGATTTTTGTCACAGACATCTGTGAGAGAGCGATGGTGCACCGCACCACGTTCTATAAACACTTCGAAGACAAGTATCATCTCTTGGACTTCTGTGTTCAAGAACTGATTCGCACCTTTGAAGGAGACGGAACCCATCTTTACTCCGCAGAAACCATGAAAGAGTATTATATGGGATTGATTAGAAAGTCATTAGAATATATGGCGGATAACAAGGAGCTTTTTCTCACTGGCATCCTCCGAGCAGGAAATAACTCAGTGCTTCCCATGCTCAACCTCTCTGTCAATAACTTGATCCAAACGAAACTTCAAGAAAACGAAAAGCTTGGAGTATATCATAAAATCCCTAATCCTGTAATTGCACAATTTTACTCCGGTGCATTGATCTCAGCTTCCATTTGGTGGCTTGAAAATGACACACCGATTTCCATCGATGAAATGGTACACTATATCAGTCTTCTGATCAATGAAAAATCCTATACATTTACAGAAGATGCCTTGCCGGAGCTCATTTAG
- a CDS encoding prepilin peptidase, protein METILIIFKVIITVGGGACAGTLTIYVFNRIPAKWLCDYNEEPSREMWGVRISTRPWGAVFVLVFAAAALKLTEISLLYSIPGLAAIWLLTQIGIADWKYMIIPDQFVVALAVTAFGFIPFQNSFWSQLLGALAGGGSMLLIGALGNFIFRKETLGFGDVKLMSAVGLVCGLQGTAIVFILAIFSSALVFAAGLISGKLKGSDQRPLGPFIAIGASAYLLFSQELEVFAALF, encoded by the coding sequence ATGGAGACAATTCTTATCATCTTTAAAGTCATAATAACGGTCGGGGGAGGAGCTTGTGCAGGTACACTAACCATATATGTTTTCAACCGAATCCCGGCAAAATGGCTCTGTGACTATAATGAGGAGCCCAGTCGTGAAATGTGGGGTGTGCGGATCTCGACACGGCCTTGGGGTGCGGTGTTTGTTCTTGTCTTTGCAGCAGCAGCTCTAAAGCTGACTGAAATCAGCCTTCTTTATTCTATTCCCGGGCTGGCGGCAATCTGGCTGTTGACCCAGATCGGAATTGCTGATTGGAAATATATGATTATTCCGGATCAGTTTGTGGTTGCTTTAGCTGTTACTGCCTTTGGATTTATTCCGTTTCAGAATTCTTTTTGGTCGCAGCTGCTTGGTGCGCTTGCGGGCGGTGGAAGCATGCTGCTTATCGGCGCTTTAGGCAATTTTATCTTTCGGAAAGAGACCTTGGGCTTTGGTGACGTAAAGCTCATGTCGGCGGTGGGCTTAGTCTGCGGCTTGCAGGGTACTGCCATCGTCTTTATTCTCGCCATCTTCTCTAGCGCTCTTGTCTTTGCTGCGGGATTGATTTCCGGTAAGCTGAAGGGCAGCGATCAGCGTCCGCTGGGTCCGTTCATCGCCATTGGAGCTTCTGCTTATCTATTGTTTTCTCAAGAGCTGGAGGTTTTCGCAGCTCTATTCTAA